The Malus domestica chromosome 10, GDT2T_hap1 nucleotide sequence TGTGACAGCCCCGGAGCCCGAGCTCCAagcccattttttatttttttctgtcaggcgcGTGCACCCCACTCGTGCGTAGGGGCGCGTCGCCCAACAGCTTTTCAGAAAAGCAGACGACTTTTCAGAATGTCacagttaccgttgggaagccacgtggcttcccacggtccgttcgatctcaacggctccttcatttggaccgttggatctcaacggtaaaaaaaataaaaaaaatcttatttaatatcaaccattcaatctgagatcaacggtcgatattaatatgctttataaataaagaaaaaatagttttaaaattaagaaaagttaccattgtgacacgtggcataatctggagtgttggaattcaaatttttttaaatccaacggcagaaattaattatttgaaaaaaaaaatttttaaaaatggaaaaaatccaaaaaaattgtaaaaaatctaaaaaaaaatttgtaaaaaattgtttttacttttctataaataccacttcttctccatctaccttacaccacaatttcatattttctcaaccactttcaatcaaattcttatctttctctcaaagtttcaatccaattttttttccacaaaatgactactgatgcaggtacgaattggtcgcttcttgaagatgttgcgttgtgaactagttgggttgaagttacttataattcccttacgggtaatgagatgcagttgcgagaaatgtggagtttaattcataccaaatttcttgagcaaatgagcgggaaaagaaccaaagaatcgatgtccagtcaTTGGAAAATACTTTGCCATtcctttagtacgtggagagatgccttgacacaagctagtagtaatgttcgaagtggggcaaattatgcggatgaggtaagattatttgtttgtattatttatttgttacctaatttcattattattattatttgtttgcattatttatttgtgacctaatttcattattattattatttgtttgtactatttatttgttacctaataatttcattattattatttatttgtattaattatttgtgacctaatttcattattattatttgtttgtattatttatttgttacctaataatttcattattattatttatttgtattatttatttgctgatcgatttcccacatcatccttgatgaagaagaagacattgtaatgatggatggtggagaagaagcagaaactatgaataatgagatagatatgttgagaaaattggtgtgagatttgtgaggatggatggtggattatatggacgattcagaaaggattggattgtagataaggccacgtggcatgccgtcattcgttaaaaatctgatcgaaatctatcctcaaagattctgcaaagataatgacacgtggcacgatcgtattggataaaaatcttatcgaaattgatctccaataattatcttttcggataatgacacgtgacggaattttgaacgagttaaaatctgatcaaaatctattgtcaaagattctcaaaagataacgacacgtggcacgatgacattggataaaaatcttatcgaaatccatcgctaaataattgttttttttttataaaatgacacgtggcgcaacgagaacgatttaaaaaatcatatccgaaattacaaataattttattttgtattatttaaacaaacataaaaaactaatattttattgcctattgccagggggagggctccaagggtgaagatgcaaatgacaattactgttcattaatggtagttactattcattaaaggcagttactgttcaaaatggtggattcaatagtggattgccaggggaaAGGCTCCatggctggagttgctctaaggaaCTCTTTCTGGGTTTCTAAGATCAAGGCGAAGAGATGTAATCATCCTCCTTCACTTACCCACCTCCCCTTGTGACTTTGGTTCTTATAAATATCCCTCGCCCCTATGATATGTATTCAAATTACAACAATTAATTACAGTTTTTCAAGATTTGAGTTTTTCTTCCAAAACCAAATCTTGGAAATGGGGTCGATTGGTATCCAGATTTTGGTCTGAGATATTTTATGAACCGAGAGTGTCAAAAGACTCTGCCGATGGAGCGCTTACCAGTTTCCTCCACCGCCTATCTttgcttcttctccttctttgtgGGTTCCACAAGCTGCGTGTTGGGTCTGACTCCGAATGGACTCGGACCCACCATTACAAACCCATTTAGCATTGAGTGAAATTACCTAGAAGGTTCTGGGCTCTTGGGCCTCTCTAATTATTGACTACCGTGGAGGATGTAGAGAAGGAGGAGATGGATTCGAGGGTGCGTTCTAGATCAGTGAGGTAACCGGGGAAGGAAAGTGAGGAGCGGAGCGAGAGAGGTTTGGGCTCCAGGACCCAGGTGGAGAACGCAATGATGAATCTGGTCCGATGCCGACGTCGTGCACGTTCCCAGTTCCAATTGGTTTTCGTCGGAGGAGGTAGGAAGGGAAATGGAGAAATGGGGTTTTGGAGAAGAGGGTAAGATTGGGCAGACGAGGAAAAGGGAAAGGAAATggggtttttagttttttagttttagttatttaattttttttaattttttaatatccacgtgACGCTCAATCATTGTTCATGTGGGCACCATGTTATCTGTTAACGGTTGATTTAACAACAACCTTAACGGATATATGAAAGTATCCTAAGattatgactttaggtaccactttaggatgaaaaaaatttcatgtaccaaatgttgaaaatcataaaatttaagggtagtaaactgaaattaatccaaaaataaaaaaacaacaaaaacttgtttgtacGAAAttactttaatattttttttaagatagtTTTATTTATGTATAAAAGAGTATAATagtaattttttagtttttgactGACAAATAAAGTTCTATTTAGATATAGTTTAAATACATTGAGTGAATTACTTCCTATATTAGTGGACACTACTTTCtttaaagaaaaagagaaaataaaatgtgGTTTTGGTGCGTTCCAATTGTTTATGCAAAAGGGGCCAAGAACTACTGGTTGTAGCTAGCCAACTTCCAACTAGAGGATGCCTCATTTTATTGATACGTTAAATTCGATGGGGTACGTGGAGGACACAAAAGTAAAGGCAGTGGGACTATTGGACTACTCCGGACaaaattctatttatttatttgacaACTGTTTTTTGacagtttaaaattttaattttgcatTCTTTACAAGTAATTTTTTATCTAAAGtaagaatttttttaatactaataacaatttttatttatttatttatgacccatattttttaattattttattacaaaCATTGTTCTATATACTAATTTATATTAAGTTGGCGTAGGAAGAGTTTGAATCCTAGCATCCCCACATTACCCTTAACACTATTTGCATGATATGGGTTTTTATCATCAATGGTCACTGAGATTGACCAAACTCATCATTTTCATCCtttattttcaaaatcaatcaatgttgtCCCGTACATTCACCATCGCACATTAATTTGGTCCTTCCGTTTAGATTCCATCAATTATTTATGTTAGTTTGCATGTGGGACTCACAAATCCAACaaaggtgacacgtggattacacaaaaaaagagtttttatcacaaatggtccctgacattgatcaaactcctcattttggtccctgaatttcaaaaatcaataaatttggtCGCTGACTTTCACTACCgcacatcaatttggtcattctgttaaaatttcgtcaatattttttttgttagtgtGATAATATGGTCCCACTGGTCCAATCATATGGCGCCACATGGattaactataaaaaaatattttttaagatttaaaactaaaagtactgtaagaaattaaaaacaaaaactaaaagaaaaaaaaagacatcaTCGTCTTCATCTAGGTAtgctaaaaaagaaaaggaacgcGCCATGACACCAAAGCTCCTGTCCTTCGTGAACTCAATTCTCATTCTTTCTAGTTGGATGTAATCCTATCAAATTTGAATTCGATTTTATCGAATTTATattgaattttattttccaaTCGGGATTGTGAGATGCAAGAGAAATGTCAGTACATAATACTTGCCAATTGGTTcactttaaaaaagaaaattagtttCTTATAGTTAACCCACCTAGCACCATATGATTGGATTAGTGGGACAATATTAGCACACTAACAAAAAATATTGACgaaattttaatggaatgactaTATTGATGTGCGATAGTGAAAGTCAATGaccaaatttattgatttttgaaactcaGGGACCATAATGAGGAGTTTGATAAATGTGATCAGGGACTATTTGCGATAAAAACCTTTCTTTTGTATAATCCACATGTCACAATTTTATAAGATTTGTGGGTCCCACATTCAAACTAACAGATTAATTGACGGAATCTaaatggaatgaccaaattgatgtgTGATAGTGAATGTTAGGGatgacattgattgattttgaaagtgagagaccaaaatgatgagtttagTCAATCTCATGAATTATTTGTGATAAACACCCAATAATATATAAACTTAGCATCTCCGGTATGATAATTGGTTATATTCTTTTCTCACTCGTCACACAAATATCTTGCTAGTTCTAGCTATCTTTATTTACTGATTCTTATTCCTCAACTGATTATCTAAAGAAAATAAGTATTATCCAATGTATATATACCTTAGGGTCTTCACATTGTGACTATGTGATATGCGAACTTTGCATCGAACATGTGATATTTGGCCATGTTCCTTTCTCACTTCTCATGTGATTATCTCGttctaattttttataatatcaTAAAAGTTACTTCAGTCTTATAATATAATAAAAGTTACTTGTGTTTGAACTGACACAACGTTCACTTTGAAATTTCAATTGACCTTTATCATTTGCTAATATTATTAttaggaagattaaatttgaagacagaattttgaaaattaaagatGTGTTACTAATAAGAATGAATAGTTTAATAAActaattattaattttcatgtcatttagttttcaaaaattttatctttaatttaGTCTTCCGAGCATAACCCTTATCATTGTCTTATTTATTCAAAAGAAGTCAAGCTAGTAGGACCCGCTAAAATTGCTCAACTATACATTCTTGAAAAAGAATTGTTAAGACGACCCTCTTGATTACTTCATAATTTAACGTCAATCGAAAGTTTATTCCTAGAAGAGTTTCTTAGGGTTTCTCATCTTTAAAATATGGAAAACCCCAAATGGATAAACTAAAATAACAGTATAGATAAACTAAATCGAACTGCACCTCTCTACGTCCTCACATACCACCGATGTTAATTAATGACCTTCTCTCATCGATCCAAGAAAAATACAGATAAGGAGCAAATAATTAAATCAATGTGGGATTTCACAATATCATGAAATATGACAATAAGATATTCTTCCACCTTAAAAAATGCTCAAATTAACCTCCATCTCCACTTCGATTGATCAACATCAATGATTTCAATCACATTAATATTCAGAACAAAAAAGTAAAcccaaaattaccaaattttagaaaacaatgagGGCTCCAAGAACCAAAAGCGAAATGGAAAACAAACCCATGTTTCCTCCACTCCCAATCCTCAAAGCCCCACCACTACCACTGCCACCAGTGGTGTTAGTGGTGGAGGCACCGCCCATTGTGGAGTTGGTAGTGCCGGTAGTGGAGTTAGTGGTGCCAGTAGTGGCATTAGCAACCAAGTGCAAAGTGCCAAAGGACACGAGATTAGAGCCGACGAACTCATGCTTTTGGGGGAAACCAGTGGTTTTGTCGACGCCGGGACCCACCTGCCAGACCTGGTTGACGGACTCCGCGTTTTTCGGGACCTTGacggtggcgaatatcttgtaCGTACCGTTGGAGAACTCGGCGCTGACGTCCCAGACGTCGAACGAGAGCTTTCCTGGGACGATGGAGGTGTAGGTGCTGATGTTGTAGGTTTTGACAGTTGGGGTACCGTCGGTTGTTTTGTGGGCCATTAGGGTCTGGGCCCCGGCCATTTTTTCGGACGTGGGGTTGATAGCCCAGGCGACCCAGCCATCGGGCTTGGGGGCGGCGGCGATGAAGACAACGGAGAGGGAGGAGTTGGAGGGGTCGTACGTCCAGTGGAGGTAGGAACTGAGAACGGGCAGATCTGTGCAGTTGGAGTAGagcttcttgtttttgaatGTCTGTGAGGTGCAGGTGGCTGCTTGTGCGGCGGGTGAGATTAGCAGAGCGCATAGGAGGGAAATGCATGCAgtttggaggagagagagagggagagaggaagccATTGGAGGAGTGGAGAGACGAGGGCTTTGtggaaagaaaaagggagatAGATAGGAGGAGAGAccgagagagagtgtgtgtgtgttctgCTGAAACTAAAGCTTGTGGGGGAATTTATATTGGAAAAGGATTGTTAGATGTGTATCCGATGTATCACGTGACATGCTGACATCGCGGATATGCACACACGATAATTTATCTTTGTATGGAGTGGGAGATACAAGTTCAAAATAATATCTTTCAAGTGTAGTATAATTATCTTCAGATACGTTAGCGCACTTCTGGTTGGAGCTCGGGGGACAGGCCAGCAAACAGGGCCCGAGAGCCCGTCTTATTGACTCCAGTGTGTGGGAGCCTGAGGGACAGGGCAGGCCCGAGCACCAGGTTTGTCACGAATTGCCAGCCCGCGAGCCCGAAGGCTGACGTTAGCCAGGCGTCAgcccctttttattttttttttctgtcaggcgAGTGCACTGCacccgcgcgtgggggcgcgtcacCCAACATGTTTTCAGTGAATGGGGCCCGCGGCGCAGTTTCAAATTGTTACCGTTGGGAAGCTACGTGGCTTCCCATGGTCCGTTGGATCTCAACGGCAATAAAATGTGGACCGTCAGATTtgcaacggtaaaaaaaaataaaaaatcttatttaatatcaatcgttggatctgagatcaacggttgatattattctccattataaataaaaaatagttttaaaattcaGAAATGTTACCGTTCTGCcatgtggcacaatctggagtgttggaattcaattttttttaaatccaatggcagagattaattagttgaataaaaatgaaaaaaaaattgaaaaaaaattgtttttacttttctataaataccttctcattatcatctaccctacaccacaatttcatattttctcaactactttcaaccacattcgtatctttctctcaaagtttcaatccaatttttttcaacaaaatgaccACTGATGCATGTACAAATTGGACGCTTCTTGAAGAAGTTGCGTTGTGTTCTAGCTGGGTTGAAATTACTCATAGTTCGCTTACGGGttatgagatgcagttgcgagaaatgtggagtcttattcataccaatcgtttagtacgtggagtgacgccttggcacaagctagtactaatattcgaagtggggaaaattacgcgaatcaggtaacaatatattattttttgtttgtactatacccaattttatattataattatttgtttgtattatttatttgttacctactttcattataattatttgtttgtattatttattcgTTACCTACTTCCATTATATGACAAGTGGCGGATCCggtaaaaatcttatcggaaatccatcaccaataattgtctttttggattttatgacacgtggcataacgagtacgattaaaaatcttatcggaaatccatcaccaataattatcttttcggatTTTATGATACGtagcgcaacgagaacgattaaaaatcttatccgaaattacaaataaaattattttgtattattttataaataaataaaatactaatattttattgcctattgccagggtTATTGAAGTGCAACGGTGTAGATGCAAAATGCGGTTACTATTAATTAAGGgtagttactgttcactaggtGGATAGTATATAGTGTATTGATTGGGAGGGTTTCCATGCTGGAACTGCTCTTATtgattacaaaataataaataaatggaaGATAATTATATGTAATTAGTATGGTCTCTGAGAAAATTTTCCACTCTTGCAAGAATGGGTATTGCGAACTAAATgatgattaaaaattaaaaatggaaaagaaaataggAGGAGCATGTGGACTACTTGGACCATGGAAAGAGTACCGTCGGATTGAAACAATGGAGTCGTGAATGTGAGTTATATACAttgtactctttttctttttggttggtGAATGGGGATTGGTGCATTTGGGATTTGATCgacttttatttgttttctcgCTTTCTTTCCACTTTGTGTTGGAGACGACTTACAtccatgaaaataaaaaagaagacatGGAATTGGACTTTGATTCCTTTCCCTTCGTGAATTCTACATTGGCCACAAACATATTATGGAGTCAAAGATGATACAAAAAATTTTAGAATTGACAAGTAAATTTTTACTCTCAagtgacaaaaataccctcattAAACAGGCGAATCCTAGATTCGTTTCACGTGTAGTTCAACCCTCTTAAAGATTCAACAGTTAACTACAACCTCATCAAGCTCTATTAGGAGAAAAGTCAAAGGTATTAAAAATATGATTATTACTAAATCCCAAGATAAATAAATCTTTGGGGTTACTTAGTCTtacgatctagtggtattcttttttacttgtaaatgagaggttttaggtttgattctcttccaaagcgaatttgaaccacattattataacacattgtgaggctaagctcatccTATttcctttaatgtagataatattgtttattcaaaaaaaaatctttgGGATTATTCCTTTCTCATCCATCGACAACTCATCATAGGCAATCGAATGCCGACACATGGCAAACCCTACATGCGGCTGGCCTAGCTGCTATAAATACCCATCTCCACCAATTTTGGTAAGATTTTACTATGCACTTAAGCCCTAAACTCGCTCTCTTCAATCCCCCCAACCTCGTGAGTGTGTAAGGTTGTCTTGATTAAAAGCGTTTATTTGTTTGGTAAGTACAATTTTGTCAAGAttgaaaacaatgaaattttgcTACCACACATATCAATGGAGGTTTTCGGTTGTCACAATCCCAACTCCTAAAGAATAGAACGGGAGGAACAAAGTTGTGGCAAATAAATATGATATGTCccaagtttaatttttttttagaaatctTTCTCATACTCTTACTTGTGTGAGAAATGCTTTTGCCTCTTCGTTCTTTAATTTGTTGAAAATGTGATACATACGGATTTTCCGATGAATGTCATTCATGTGCAATgcttccatgttttttttttcttctttcaattGTTTTTGCAAGTGAGAGGAATCATTTATCTCAAACGAGTGTTATATTTGGAATACTTTCTATATTATTCCAATCTATTGGTGTTGAATTGACTAATACCTTACCCCATTCCAAAtagggaattttaacaaaaagtttccggtactgttcactttaacgaaaaaccatatttttacactaaaaagtcaattctggtattattcactttaccctttattttgtccttatcgttaaaactcaaagttttcaagtttttttcattagttttcctttccaAATATCACAATTCGATAAGGTTATTAGAAAATATGACGCCTCAAATTTCTTAGCCAAATTTGATACATGTATTCCTAAAGTACTCTTAAGATTCTTCTGTTGAGCGTAATGGTATAAGTTTACCTGACTGTGAAACCTACTGGTCGAACTACAGGTGAGTTGTTAGGAGTCTCCTAACCTTTTTAATATTCTCCCaatgtttttagaactttttgcattttcaattgtttttgttCCGATTTTATGTCTTCTTTTTGTTTCATTCAAAAACTATCTTCCTCTCTTCAAAttgtttataaaaaatttaatgtaGAGAAATTGTACGTTATGGTCCAAACGATATTATTAACCCTCACACGGCAGGCCAAGAAACTTCTCTTTTAATTCTTTAAGGGAAGGACAAGTCAAAACAGATTAGATTATGAAATGTTTAGCCGTTAAATGCTCCCACTATGTCGATTCAAATAGTTTGCGTGATGATGCAAAAGCTAAAAGATTATATAATTTCTTCAGTTCAGAAAAGTAGGAAAAATGTCTTGTAAATCAGAAGATTCAGTGAATAGGTCTAGTTGACAATTGAAAGCTTTGACTAGAATTCTTGTATTTGATGTTAATGCATCTTGGAAAAGAGAGCTTTCAAAGTCTTGAAGATCTTTGTAGTATAATTGAAGAGATGTATGATCCATTTCCTTTCTGATCATTTGGAATCCAACATTGGATGAGATAATCTGACATTTTATATTGGATATATAAGTTTAAGTCATATAGTAGGAAGATTAATATTTGAGTATGTAATTTGATAATCTGACGTGAGATTTAAACTCGTAACTTTTTAAGTAGACTGAGTGTTACTAGACAAAATGATTATGtgcattattaaaaaaatttggactTGCAAAGCCCTTGCAATGCAATATAATATGAATCACTCTAGCAAACAATACAACATACGAATTAATGCCATGATCCTAGAGGGTTGACAACTAAAACAGGATCAAAGTTCATGAGGAAAACAGATAGAGCAAGAAGACAGCATATAAAAGTCTGACACATTTGCCGTGATTATGGTGTTTAACACTTAACTAGCAACCACATCACCTTCATTTCTCTTCAACATACCCAACAGCCACTTTGATTACGACTTATATTGATACAATCACCCCTAAACATATTTCGACACAAGCCTGCGGTATACCAAACTGAAACATCGTGACCCAGAAATAAAAGTTTCATCATGAAGAGAGTGGTGGAGGCCCATTGAACTGTGGCCTCATACAGTATTAATAAAGTTCATAATGTGATGGATTATTACGGTATTATCGGTTAATTGAAATTTGTTACAACAACATACTACAACAAAAATATATACTTTCCTACTTATATCTAAATAGTAAATACTCATTCTTCACTGCAGAGTGTCATAGTTTGACACGTACAAGAAGCTTTTTCTGTTGTAAATGCTTGCAATAAGTTACTTATGCATATGTGCCAGTATATGATTTGCAGCTGTAGGTAAGGAAGAGCGGCGTTCTTCTAATATTTCCTAGCCCAGTATATGTAATTAAGAACATTGAGAGTGTTGAGAATGCAGAGAAGTGTGTAAAACAGATCCAAACGTGAATGATTCACATCAGCTCCTCCAAGCCACTCTTTACCAATTCTTCCACTCAATGAATTTGCTATGGACACCAAAACTGAGCTCAAAAAGTAACCCATTGATGTTGAGCACCATGACAATGAAGTGGACATGCTTCTCATGCTATCAGGCGCTTCCGAGTAAAAGAACTCGAGCATTCCTCCAAGAGTGAGCATGTCTGAGACTCCAAGGAAGAGGTATTGCCAGCCAAGCCAGAAGAAAGACAATGTAACATTTTTATGAGCCACCTTGCGTCTCTGAGATTCGACTATGGTGGCTACAGCCATTGATACAGATGCTAGTGCTAGCCCTACTCCAATCCTCCAAAGTGGTTGGAAGATGTGACTTTTTGCTGAGTTTTTGTCTCCTAAGATTCTTCGGAATCGTTCGTATAAGGGAATAGAAGCAAGCATAACGGAGAGGGGGAGTACGGTTAATGACTGAACTGGGATTTCGAAATTGTGTAGTTTTCGGTTCATTGTGCTCCCTTGTACCACTGAGTATGTCTGAAGTTGGGCTAGGCAGCAATTCATCATGATTGTG carries:
- the LOC103445355 gene encoding auxin-induced in root cultures protein 12 gives rise to the protein MASSLPLSLLQTACISLLCALLISPAAQAATCTSQTFKNKKLYSNCTDLPVLSSYLHWTYDPSNSSLSVVFIAAAPKPDGWVAWAINPTSEKMAGAQTLMAHKTTDGTPTVKTYNISTYTSIVPGKLSFDVWDVSAEFSNGTYKIFATVKVPKNAESVNQVWQVGPGVDKTTGFPQKHEFVGSNLVSFGTLHLVANATTGTTNSTTGTTNSTMGGASTTNTTGGSGSGGALRIGSGGNMGLFSISLLVLGALIVF